The genomic window GCGCGCCGCACTCGACATGATCGTCCTGGCGCGCGCCGCCGGTCTGCGGATCATGCTCGGGTGCAAGAATGAGAGCACCCTCGGTGTCACGGCGATGGCCCAACTCGCCTCGCTGGCCGACCACCTGGATCTGGACGGACCGCTCAACCTGCGTGACGACCCGTTCCGGGGCCTCGGCATCGACCGCGGCGCCCTCACGCTGCCGGACGGCCCCGGCCTCGGTGTCACCACTGCCGGCGCCGGTACCGCCGACAGCACCACCACACGTACGAAAGAGAACTGATCATGCGTCTGCGCTGCGCCCTCCTCGACGACTTCCAGGACGCCGCCCTCACCCACGCCGACTGGTCGCCGATCGCCGACCAGGTGGAGCTCGTCCGGTTCCCCGAACACTTCCCGAACGAGGACGAACTTGCCTCCGCCCTGGCGGACTTCGATATCATCGTCACGCTGCGGGAGCGGGTGGCCTTCCCCGCCTCGCTCTTCGCCCGACTGCCGAAGCTGCGCCTGCTGGTCGCCTCCGGCATGCGCAACTCGGTGATCGACCAGGCCGCCGCCGAGCGGCACGGCGTCACCGTGTGCGGTACGGCCAGCTCCTCGGTGCCGCCGGTCGAACTGACCTTCGCGCTGCTGCTCGGCCTGGCCCGGCAGTTGGTCGCCGAGAACACGGCGGTGCGCACCGGGGGCTGGCAGAACACGGTCGGCACCGACCTGAACGGCGCCTGCCTGGGCCTGCTCGGCCTCGGCCAGATCGGCACCCGGGTGGCCCGGATCGCCCTCGCCTTCGGCATGCGGGTGGTGGCCTGGAGCCCGAACCTCACCGCCGAGCGGGCCGCGGAGGCCGGCGTGGAGCTCGCCGGCTCCAAGGAGGAACTGCTGGCCGGTGCCGACTTCGTGTCGGTCCACCTGAAGCTCGGCGAGCGCAGCCGGGGCCTGCTCGGCGCGCGGGAGCTGGGCCTGATGAAGCCGACCGCCTACCTGGTCAACACCTCCCGGGCGGCCATCGTCGACCAGGACGCCCTGCTGGACGCGCTGCGGGAGGGCACCATCGCCGGTGCGGGCATCGATGTCTTCGACCTCGAACCGCTGCCCGCCGACCACCCCATGCGCACCGCCCCGCGCCTGCTGGCCACCCCGCACCTGGGCTACGTCACCGGTGACAACTACCGGACCTACTACGGCCACGCGGTCGAGGACATCCAGGCCTTCCTGGCCGGCTCGCCCGTCCGCCGCCTCTCCTGACCCGAACCTCTTCACCGAACGTCCCGATCGGAGCGATCAGCCGTGACCACCACCCCGCGCCGCACCATGAAGCTCGGCGCCTTCCTGCCGGCCCCCGGCCACCACGTCGCCGCCTGGCGCCACCCCCGCTCGCGTCCGCAGGGCAGCCTGGAGTTCGACTACTACCGCTCGCTGGTGCAGACCGCCGAGCGCGGCCTGTTCGACATGGTCTTCCTGTCCGACGGCGCCGGTGTACGCACCCACTACAAGGACGCCGACGAGCTCAGCCGCCAGGGCCGCATGGTCCACTTCGAGCCGCTGACCCTGCTCTCCGCGCTCGCCGTGCACACCACCAACATCGGCCTGACCGCGACCGCCTCCACGACCTACAACGAGCCCTTCCACATCGCCCGCAAGTTCGCCTCGCTCGACCACCTCAGCAACGGGCGCTCCGGCTGGAACGTGGTCACCTCGGCCACCGACGCCGAGGCGCGCAACTTCAACCTGGAGCAGCAGCCCGACCACAGCGCCCGGTACCACCGCGCCCGGGAGTTCATGGAGGTGGTCACCGGCCTGTGGGACAGCTGGGAGGACGACGCCTTCCTCTACGACAAGGAGTCCGGGCGCTACTTCGACCCCGCCAAGCTGCACATCCTCGGCCACAAGGGCGAGCACTTCTCGGTCCGCGGCCCGCTCAACGTCTCGCGCCCGCCGCAGGGCCACCCGGTCATCGTCCAGGCCGGCTCCTCGGCGGACGGCCAGGACTTCGCCGCGCAGTGGGCGGAGGTCGTCTTCACCGTCCAGCAGACCCTGGACCAGGCCCGGACCTACCGCCTCGGACTGCGCAAGCAGGTCGCCGACCACGGCCGCGACCCCGACAGCCTCAAGGTGATGCCCGGCGCGTTCCTGATCCTCGGCCGCACCCAGTCCGAGGCCGAGGACCGGTTCGACGAACTCCAGAGCCTGGTCGACCCGGTGCTCGGGATGAGCCTGCTCACCGCGCAGCTCGGCGACGTCGACCTGTCCGGCTACGACCTGGACGGCCCGCTGCCCGAGCTCCCGGAGACCGGCGGCAGCATCAGCAAGCAGCAGCTGATCTACCAGCAGGCCCGCAGCCAGGGGCTGACGATCCGTCAGGTCTACCAGACGGTCTCGGCCGGCCGCGGCCACCACCGGCTGGTCGGCACCGCCGAGTCGATCGCCGACGTGCTGGAGGAGTGGTTCGTCAACGACGGCGCCGACGGCTTCAACATCATGCCCGACTGCCTGCCCGACGGCCTGGACCAGATCGTCACGCTGCTGGTGCCCGAGCTGCAGAAGCGCGGCCTGATGCGCACCGCGTACGAGGGCACGACGCTGCGCGAGAACCTCGGCCTGGCCCGCCCGGCCCACCGCGCGACGGGAGCCGTCAAGTGACCACGCGGACGGACGTCGACGCCAGTCAGTTGCGCTCGGTACTGCGCTCGCACGCCGCCGGCATCGTGGTGCTCACCGCGCCCGGCCCGGTCGGCGTCACCATCACCTCCTTCACCTCGATCAGCGCCGAGCCCGCCCTGGTCTCCTTCGCGCTGGCCGAGACCTCCTCCACCTGGCAGCAGGTCCGCGACAGCGAGTGGTTCGGCATCCAGATCCTCAGCGCCGAACAGCGGGACCTGGCCCAGCTGTTCGCCAGCAAGGGCGCCGACCGCTTCGGCCCCGCCACCCGCTGGCGGCTCGGCCCGCACGGCGTCCCGCTGCTGGACGACTGCCTCAGCTGGTTGGTCTGCTCCCGGCAGGACACCCTGAGGATCGGCGACCACCACGTCGTCGTCGCCGCCGTCGAGCACGCCCGGCAGGGCGCGCCGGGCGACAGCCTGGTCCACCTGCACGGCGCCATGCAGCCCGTCCCCCACCCCGCCCTCGTCAGGAGCTGATCATGACCACCACGCTCATTCTCTCCCGCCAGCCGCTCTCCTCCCGTCCGCTGCAGGAGTGGCTGGACGACACCCCGGACACCGTCGTCCTGTTCACCACCGAGAAGGCGGTTGCGGACACGCCGGAGGAGCTCGCCAAGTACTTCCCCCGCCACCGGCTGGTGGCCGACTACCACGCGTGGTCCTCCGACCTGGCCGCCGAGCAGGCCGCCCGCGAGTTCTCGGTGGACCGGATCGCCTCCACCAGCGAGCAGGACGTGCTGCGCGCGGCCCGGCTGCGCGCCCGGCTCGGCCTGCCCGGCCAGAGCCCGGCCTCGGCGATCGCCTACCGCGACAAGGTGCTGATGAAGCAGCTGGCCCGCCAGGCCGGCCTGCCGGTACCGGCGTTCACCGCGGTGGACAGCGCGATGGACCTGATGGAGTTCATCGACACGGTCGGCTACCCCGTGGTGGTCAAGCCGCGCTCCGGCTACGGCGCCGAGGGCGTGCACGTGCTGCGCGACCAGCAGGGCGTGGACGCGTTCCTGGCCCGCGAGCAGGAGTCGACGCTGCCCTACCTGCCCGGCCACTGGATGGCCGAGTTCTTCGTCGAGGGCGACTTCTGCCACGTGGACGGCATCATGTCCGAGGGCCGGATCGTGCACGGCTGGCCCTCGCAGTACAACAGCGGGGTCGCCGAGCACCTGGAGCACGACTCCAGCCTGTCCAGCGTGCTGATCGCGGCCGAGGACCCGCGCCACGCCGTGCTGATGAAGCTCACGGCCGACCTGATAGCCGCGCTGCCCGTCGCGGACGGCCCGATGGCCTTCCACCTGGAGGCGTGGATCCGCGCCGACGGCAAGCCGGTGCTCTGCGAGATCGCCAGCCGGGCCGGCGGCGCCGGGATCGCCCAGGTCTACGAGCGCGCGTTCGGGGTGCAGCTGGCCCGCGAGGGGCTTCGCGCGCAGTGCGGTTCCGAGCTCACCCTGCGCCACCAGCCCGAGCAGCCCGAGGGGGGCTACTACGGCTGGCTGGTCATTCCCCCGGGGCACGGCACCTTCACGCCCCCGGCCGGGCCGTGCCCCGTCCCCGGGGTCGAGCTCAGCCTCCAGCTGGAGGCGGGGACGGTGTGCCAGGGGGTGGCGCACGCGGCCGAGGGCGCGGCCACGGCCCTGGTCCGCGGCGCCGACCCCGCCGAGGTGGCGGAGCGGATCGACCAGGCGGTGCGGTGGTGGCGGCAGAGCGCCCGCTGGGCCTGAGCCGGGACCTGCTCCTGAGCTGACGCCCGCTCCCGACCTGACACCCGCTCCCGACCTGAGGAGAACGGCAGATGGGACAGCAGTACCAGGAACTGACCCCCCGACTGGTGGAGTTCATCGCCCAGGCGCCGATGTTCTTCGTGGCCACCGCCCCGCTGAACCGCGACGGACACGTCAACGTCTCGCCCAAAGGGGGCATGGACACCATCACGGTGCTGGACGGCACCACGGTCGCCTACCTCGACCTCATCGGCTCGGGCGCCGAGACCATCGCACACCTGCGGGAGAACGAGCGGATCACGCTGATGCTCTGCTCGTTCTCCCGGCAGCCGAAGATCCTGCGCCTGTACGGCCGGGGGGAGTGCGTCTTCCCCGACGATCCGCGCTGGGACGACCTGATCGGCCGCTTCGGCAGCCACCCGATCCCGCGCTCGATCATCGTCGCGCACATCCACCGGATCACCGACTCCTGCGGGTTCACCGTGCCCGAGATGGACCTGGTGCGGGAACGCGACCTGCAGGACAAGTGGGGTGAGCGAAAGACCCGACAACAGCTGGAGGAGTACATGCTGACCAAGAACAGCAGCAGTATCGACGGCCTGCCGGCCCGGCCGGCCCGCGACCACCTGGTCGGCGCCGTCGGCACGGCCGGCACGGCCGGCACTACCGGTTCGGTCGGTTCGGTCGGCGAGGAGGAGCACCGGTGACCGCCGGCACGGCGCCCCACGCGCTCGCCTTCGTCGACAGCGACCACGCCGACACCCCCTACGACGCCTGGGCGGCCGGGGCCGGCGCCCGGCTGACCCTGCTGGTCTCCGCCGAGAAGTACCCGCAGTACGCCCACCTGCCCGAGGCCCGGCCCATCACGGGCTACCACGAGGGCGGCGAACTGGAGCTGGCCGCACTGGAGTCGGCCGGCGGGCAGCGCCCGTCCGCGGTGCTCGCCCGCGGCGAGGGGGACGTGCTGCGCGCGGCCCGGCTGCGCGAACTGCTCGACGTGCCCGGCCAGCACTGGGACAGCGCCCAGGCGTTCCGCGACAAGGTGCTGATGAAGACGATCCTGCGCGAACGCGGCATCGCGGTGCCGCAGTTCGCGCCGGTGCGGGTCGCCTTCGACCTGTTCGGGTTCATCCGGGAGCACGGGTACCCGGTCGTGGTGAAGCCGGCCTACGGGTCCGGTTCCACCGGCACCCACATCCTGCACGAGGAGGCCGACCTCGGCGCGCTGCTGCGGGCGGGCCTGCCGGAGCACGCCGAGGTGGAGACCTTCGTCGAAGGGCGGATGTACATCGTCGACGGCCTGCTCACGCACGGCCGCCTGGCCGCCGCCTACGTCTCGCACTACCTCAACGACTGCCTGTCGTTCCGCTCCGGGGACTACCTGGGGGCGGCCCAGCTCACCGGGGACGACCCACTGGTGCCGCGGCTGACCCGGTACGCCGAGCAGGTGCTGGCCGCCCTGCCGACCCCTGAGTGCACCACCTTCCACCTGGAGGTCTTCCTGACCCCGGACGACCGCCTGGTGCTGTGCGAGGTCGCCAGCCGCACCGGCGGCGCGCTCACCGGAGCGGCGATCCGCGCCTGCAACGGCTTCGACCTGGACGAGCGGTGGTTCGCCGCCCAGCTCGGCGGCCCGGCCGCCCCCGGCGAGGCCGTGCGCGAGGCGGTGCGCGGGGCCGAACCGGGCCGGGCGGCGGGCTGGGTCGTCTTCTACCCCGAACACGGCCGGCTCGCCGCGCTGCCGGGGGACCCGCCGGACTTCGTGGTCGAACAGCGCCTGCACGGGACGGTCGGCGAGTCCTACCAGGGCGGTCAGAAGTCCGGCAAGTTCCTCTGCGGCTATGTGATCACCGGTCGGGACGCCGCCGAAGTGGCGCAGCACGCCGACGAGTTGGCCGCCTGGTACGCGGACCGGATCCGCTGGGAGAGCTGAGTGGGCGCGCGAGCGCCGCGAGCCCGGCGGTCTCGGCCGGGCACGCGGCGCTCCTGGGGCACCTGCCGCCTCAGCAGGCTTCCGGCTGGGCGGAGCACAGCACCGCCGGCGGCCCGACCTCGGCCAGCAGGTCCTCGGCCCGCTCCAGCCAGGACTGCGCGCCCAGTTCGGCGAACAGCGCCCGGGACGCCTCCAGGTGCGTGGTGGTCAGCGCGTAGTCGGCCCGCTGCAGCGCGATCTCGCCGAGCGCGTAGCGCGACCGGGCCTCGATCGCCCGCTCGCCGACCTGCCGCGAGAGGTTCAGCGCCCGGGTGAGCGTCTCGACCGCGCTCTCCAGCCGCCCCTCGCGCTGGCGCACGGTGCCCAGGCCGTACAGTGCGTACGACTCGCCGATCCGGTCCCCCATGTCCCGCACGATCCGCAGCACCTCCCGCAGCGCCTCGATGGCCTGCGGCACCTGGTCGGTGGCCAGGTACAGCTCGGCGAAGCGCTGCAGCACCTGGGCCTCCACCCGCAGGCACTTCTCCTCCTGGGAGATCACCAGGGCCTGCTCCAGCATGCCGCGGGCCCGGTCGATGCTGCCGGCGGTCATCCACCAGCCCGCCAGGCTGCGCAGGATGTGCGCCTCGCCGATCCGGTCGCAGACCAGCCGCATCACGGTCAGCGCCTCGTCGTACTTCTCGCGCATCGCCACGTGCTCGCCGCGCAGCCCGTCCAGGTAGGCGGAGTTGCGCAGTACCAGGGCACGCCCGTGGTCGTGCCCAGCCGTCTCGAACAGGACCTGGGCCCGGCCGAAGTAGTCCTGCGCCTGCTCGATGTGGGCCTGGAACATGTGCAGGGTCCCCAGCGAGTAGAGCATCGCCCCCTGCCCGACCGGGTTGCCGGCGCGCAGCGCGGCCTCGTGGGCCAGCCGGGCGGTCTCCTCCCAGTCGTCGAAGTACCCCTTGGACTCGAAGAGCGTGACCGAGCTGAGCGCCAGGTCCCAGCACAGCTCGTCGAGCCCTGCGTCGGCCGCCTGCCGGACGGCCGTCACCAGCGCGCGCCGTTCGGTGCTCCACCAGTCCATCGGACCGGCGGACGGACCGGCCGTCGCGAACTCGGGCAGCCGCCAGCGCTGCGCGCTGCCGTGGATGATGGTGTAGTCGCCGCCGTACTCCTTGCGGTGGGCGTCCTCGGCCAGGGCCAGCCAGCCGCCCAGCATGCGGGCCAGCGCGGCCTCCTGCTCCTCGCGCGGCTCCCTGATGAGCAACTCCTCCCACGCGTAGGCGCGGACCAGGTCGTGGAACCGGTAGCGCGGCCACGGTGAGTTCGGGTACTGGACGATGTCCATCACCTGGGCCTCGACCAGCGTGTCGAGGGTGTCCTCGGCGGTGGTGGCGTCGGTGTCCAGCAGCGCGGCCGCGATCCAGGCCGGCGAGTCGGGCACCTGCACCAGGGCGAACAACCGGAACAGCCGCTGCGCGAACGGCGGCAGCGCCCGGTAGGTCAGGCTGATCGTGGGGCGCAGCTCCAGGCCGCCGTGGCTGAGCTCGTCCAGCCGCCGGCGCTCGTTGCGCAGCCGCCGCACCAGCCGCTCGATCGGCCAGTGCGTGTGTGCGGCCAGCCGGGCCCCGGCGATCCGCAGCGCCAGCGGCAGGCCGTCGCACAGGTTCACCAGCTCGACGGCGGTGTCGAGTTCGGCCTCCACGCGCGGGCGGCCGATGATCCCGGAGAGCAGGTCGAGCGCGTTGGACATGTCGAAGACGTCGACGTCCACCTGGTGGATGCCCGGCACGCTCGCCAGCCGGACCCGGCTGGTGACGATCACCGCGCAGCTGGCGCTGCCCGGCAGGAGCGGCGTCACCTGCGCGGCGTCGGTCACCCCGTCGAGCACGACCAGGACCCGGCTGTCGGCCAGCCTGCTGCGGTACATCTCGGCCCGCTCCTGGAGGTCCTCGGGCACCGCCTTGGCCGGTACCCCGACGGCCCGCAGGAACCGCGCCAGCAGCGTCTCGGTCCGGCCGTCCCCGGACGGGTTGCGCAGGTCGGCGTAGAGGTGGCCGTCCGGAAAGTGCGTACCCAGCTCGTGTGCGGCGCGCACGGCCAGCGCCGACTTGCCGACACCCCCCGGACCGCAGATGTTCACGATCGGCACCGCGTAGCCCGCAGATCCCTCCTGGGCGTTCGGTACGATCAGTTTCTTGATGTCGTCGAGTTGACTGCGACGGCCGATGAAATCACTTATGCTGGCCGGAAGTTGACGGGGTGTCAGACGAAAAGCCGCCTCCTTCGCCGGTTCGGGTGCAGCCGACCTGGGCGCAGGGACGCGCGTGGCCGAGGAGGTGGCGGTCGAGGGAAGGTCGAGTGCGGGGGACTGGTTCAGGATCGCCTGCTCCAGGACGCGCAGCTCCTGACTGGGCTCGATGCCCATCTCCTCGGTCAGCGCCCGGCGCGCCCGCTGGAACACCTCCAGCGCATCGGCCTGACGCCCCGAGCGGTAGAGCGCCAGCATCAGCAGCTCGTACAGCCGCTCGCGCAACGGGTGTTGGCAGGTCAGCGCGGTCAGCTCGGCGCTGAGGTCGCCGTGCCGGCCGAGCATCAGGTCCAGCCGGATCCGCTCCTCCAGGACGGTCAGCCGGCGGTCGTTGAGCCGGATGGCGCCGCGCTGCGCCAGGTCGCTGGGCACGCCGTCCAGGGCCGGGCCGCGCCAGAGTCCGAGGGCGGTGCGCAGGGTGGCCGCGGCCTGCAGGGTGCCGCCCGCCGCGCTCTCCTCGCGGGCGACGGCGACCAGGCGGTCGAACTCCAGGCTGTCCACACTGGCCGGGTCCAGTTCGAGCACGTAGCCGGGGTAGCGGGTGCCGATGGCCTGCGGCCGGCCGGATTCGGCGAACCGCTTGCGCAGTGTCGAGATGGCCACTTGAATCTGACCCCGTGCGGTGACCGGAGGCGAGTCGCCCCACACGGCGTCGATCAGCTGCTCGGTGGAGGTGGTCTGGTTGACGTTCAGTCCCAGCATCGCCAGGACCACGCGCTGCCGTGGTCCGCCGAGATCGAGCGAGCGTCCTTCATGGTCCAGTTCGACTGGGCCCAGCAGCTTGAGCGCCATGCATCCTCCCCATCAAGCGATGCGCGTGCAGAACCTGGCATGTACCAGGGTCGTCAGCTGACTCTACAACTGCAGGTCAAACTTGAACCGCAGGTCACATTGTCATCAGGGGTAGCGATGTCCTTTCGGGCACACCGCGTTCATTTCCGCTGATCTGCCGCCCTGTACCGAACTACACCGAACCGCACTGCATCGCATCGAACCGGTACGCATCGAACCGGCACGCACTGCACCGGCCCGATTCCGCTCGCGCGCGCTCACGGGCAGGTCCGACGGACAGGGATCACAGGATTCCGGACACGACGCCCCGGCTCGGCCCGGCCGGCGCGCGGTGTGGGCGACGGTGAGACGGGGGCCGGACCAGCCGTCCGGCCCCGGACGAGCCGACGCAGCACACCAGGAGCCGAACTCATGTCCCAGACCCAGACCCAGACCCAGACCGGAGCGACCGCGGACCCCGGGACCGCTCTCCGGACCATCGCCTTCGTCGCCTACCCGGGCATCACGGTGCTCGACCTGGTGGGCCCGCTGCAGGTCTGCTCGGCGCTGCGGGACCTGTCGCCCGGCTTCCGCACCGTGGTGGTCGGCGAGCGGATCGAGCCGATGGGGACCGACACCCCGCTCGCGGTCGTGCCGAGCCACACCTTCGACGAGGTCCCCGAGCCGTTCGCGCTGGTGGTTCCCGGCGGCCTGGCCCCGACCCTCGCCGCGCTCGCCGACGAGCAGCTGCTGGAGCGCCTGCGTCAGGCCGCGAGCGGGGCCCACCTGGTGGGCTCGGTCTGCACCGGCTCGCTGCTGCTGGGCGCCGCCGGACTGCTGGAGGGCCGCCGGGCCACCACCCACTGGTGGTACCGCGACCTGCTGACCCGCTTCGGGGCGACCCCGGTGGCCGAGCGCTGGGTCGAGGACGGCCGCTACGTCACCGCCGCCGGCGTCTCGGCCGGCATCGACATGGCCCTCCACCTGGTCGCCCGGGTGGCCGGCGAGGAGGTGGCGCGCGAGATCCAGCTGCTCATCGAGTACGACCCGCAGCCGCCGTTCGGTCCGATCGACTGGGCCGGCACGGACACCGGGCGCTACCGGCCGCTCGCCCGCCAGGTGCTCACCGGTGCCCTGGCCGGCCACCCGGAGCTGCTCGCCCGCCTGGCGGACTGAGCGGGGCGGGACGCGGAACTCGTCGCGCCCGCCCCGCTGGTACTGCTGTTCGTCCTCGTGCCTCGCGCTCGGGCCCCGGGTCAGGAGCCCTTCACCTTGGGCAGGTTCCTGCCGGAGTCCCAGGTCCACTGGGTGGAGGTGAAGGGCGTGAAGGCGAGGTTGCTCCGGGCGACGGTGCCGAGGCTGTCGTAGGCCTGCTCGGCATAGCCCACCTTCCGGTCCGCGAGGTACTGCCGGATCCTGCTGTCGGCCGTCTGGAGCGTCGTGTACTGCGCGCCGGTGCCGATGATGAGCCGGGCCGGGGCGTCGAAGTCGTCGTTGGCCGGTGCGTCGGCCCGGTCCGTCGGCCCGCAGAAGAGGTTGCCGGGGAGCCAGGCGTACACCTGGGCGAAGTTGTCCCAACCGTCGGGCGTGGTGGTGGCGGTGGAGCTGTGGGTGATCGTGCCGTTCTTGATGCCGTTGGCGATCGTCTTGACCCGCTCCCGGTCGGCGGAACCCAGGTTCGTGCCGTAGCGGTCGACGTTGAGGGCGATCGCGCTCAGCAGCGGTTGCGCGGCGGAGAGTGCGCCGTCGGCGGCGACGGCGTTCCACAGGGCGGCCAGGCCCTTCGAGAGGCTGAACGGAACGATGTGGTGGAGGGTCAGGGGCACCGGCCTCGGACCACCGGGGACCGTGCCCGTCCCCAGGTCCGGGTAGGGCCGGCCCGGCCTCGCTGTCAGCGTGAGCCTGTACGACGGCATCGCATTCCTCCTGTTCCTGCACCGGATGCAGCGGCCCGGAAACGACCGGCCTCCGGTGGCGCACGGCGCCGGTGCCGTGCGTGGGGCCTCATGGTTCTCCGCCCCGGGTCGGTGGGGTAGACGGCCTTTTCGGCCACGCCGGGCGGTGGGACGCCCGGCAGCAGCGGGCGTGGCAGGCTGGAGCCATGTGCGGTCGCTTCGTCTCCACCACGAGCCCCCAGGACCTCGTCTCCCTGTTCGGCGTGAGCCGCTGGGACCCGGCCGAGGCGCTGGCGCCCAGCTGGAACACCGCGCCCACCGACCCGGTCTGGGCCGTGCTCGAACGCCTGGACCGCGACACCGGCGAGCTCGCCCGCCAACTGCGCCCGCTGCGCTGGGGACTGGTGCCGTCCTGGGCGAAGGACCCCGCGGTGGGCGCGCGGATGATCAACGCCCGCTCCGAGACCGTCCACGAGAAGCCCGCCTTCCGCAAGGCCTTCGCCGCCCGGCGCTGCCTGCTGCCCGCCGACGGCTACTACGAGTGGGCCCCGGTCCCGGCCGCCGACGGCCGGAAGGCCTACAAGCAGCCCTACTTCATCGCGCCGGCCGACGGCACCCTGCTCGCGATGGCCGGGCTCTACGAGTTCTGGCGCGACCCCACCCGCCCCGACGGCGACCCGCTCGCCTGGCTGACCACCACCACGATCATCACCACCCGGGCCACGGACGACGCCGGGCGCGTCCACGACCGGATGCCGCTGACGGTCCACCAGGACGACTTCGACGCCTGGCTCGATCCCGACCGCACCGAGCCCGCCCGGCTCCGCCCGCTCCTGCACACCCCCGCCGGCGGCCACCTCACCGTCCGGCCGGTCCCCACCACCGTCAACAGCGTCCGCAACAACGGGCCGCACCTGCTGGACGAGGCCCCCGACGCACCACCGCTGCTCTGACCGGGCACCCAGGGGCACATCCGGCCGGCGCCGGCCTGTGACCTGTGTCATATCTGCCCGATCTGTCCCGCCGGCCGGCCGGTCCGCCCGTCGCATTCCGGCGCGAAGCTGGCTGATTCCCGACCGGTGGCTGATTTGCGATGAACCGGGTCCAGTCGTTCACCCGTCAGTTGTGCGACGGTCGACCGGTGGTGGGCTGCTGGACGGAAGGATGGGCGATGGGACGAGTGCTGACCGAACTGGTGGGGGACACCGAGGCCTTCGCGAAGGTGCTGGGGGAGCGCCGGCCAAGGGTGTTCCGCACCGCCGGGTGGCCGGCGGGGCTGCCCCGGCCGAGCGAGCTCGATGCCGTGCTGCGCGGCGGACTGCTGCGGGTGCCCTACGTCGAGATGGTCCGGGCGGGTGAGGTCGTCCCACCTGCGGAGTTCTGCACGGCCCGGCTGGTCGCGGGGCGCCGGGAGGAGGGCTTCGCCGATCCGGACCGGATCGCCGCCCTGCTGGCCGAGGGTGCCACCCTGCTGCTGCCGCAGCTGGACCAGTGGTACGCGCCGGTGCGCGCGCTGGCCGCCGACATCGCGGTCGAACTGGGCCGCCGGACCGAGGCGTTCTGCTTCGCGACGGGCGCGGGCCGACGCGGGCTGGACGTGCACCGGGACGACGCGGACGTGCTGGTCGTGCAGCTCGCGGGGGAGAAGGAGTGGACGGTGTACGAGGCTCCGGCCGACGGGCGCTGGCGCCCGGGGCCGGCCCCCGAGCCCGGCGCGGTGGCGCACAACTCGGTGCTGCGGCCGGGCGAGGTCCTGTACGTGCCGCGCGGTGCCCCGCACGCCGCGACGGGCCATCAAGGCCTGGCGGTGCACCTCTCCTTCACGATCCGGGAGGCGGGCACGGGGCAGCTGCGCAGTGCCGTCGGCGGCTGGCTGGCCCGCGGCGGTTGGGCGGAGGGGTTGCCGGAGCGCCCGGCGACGCCGGAAGAACTGCTGGCCACGGCCGCCGAGGTGCTCCGGCTCGGCCGTGCGCGGCTGGCCGAACTGACCCCGGAGCAGCTGCTGCGGCTCGCCCGGGGACCGCTGCCGGCGGCAGGGGGCGACGGCGCGGCGCCGGGCCACGGACCGCTGGCCGCGGGGGACTGAGCCGGACGAGGGCATGCCAAGGGCGTGGTTGCCCCGGCCGAACGGACGGCCTGGGCAACCACGCCCTGTGGTGCGGTACTGCTAATGGATCAGATGCACCACGGACGGGTGCAGGAACCGTCGCACGAGAAGCTGATGAAGGACTCCTCCTGCTCGGCCAGCTCGGTCGAAACCACGTCCTGCACGTCGAGGTCGAACAGCTCCAGCATGTCGTCGGCCATGGGGGCCTCCCTTCGTCGGTGCTGCGGCTGAGTGCCGCGAGCTGCAGCGGACGTTAGGCGTCCTGAATGGCCCCAGCAATGGTTTTGCGCGAATGAATCGACGAGTTCAGCCAAAGTCGAAACCATTCGATCGACAGTGGACAGTTTTCGATCGCCGAGGTAGACACGACCCGACCCGCCGTCAGCAGGCGACCCGCGCTGACGACACGGCACCGCTGCCGACAGCGGCACGACGTACGAGGCACGAGGCACGAGGAGCACAGTGGTCGAGACGCACGGAGCGCGGCAGGACGGACT from Kitasatospora sp. NBC_01250 includes these protein-coding regions:
- a CDS encoding D-2-hydroxyacid dehydrogenase family protein encodes the protein MRLRCALLDDFQDAALTHADWSPIADQVELVRFPEHFPNEDELASALADFDIIVTLRERVAFPASLFARLPKLRLLVASGMRNSVIDQAAAERHGVTVCGTASSSVPPVELTFALLLGLARQLVAENTAVRTGGWQNTVGTDLNGACLGLLGLGQIGTRVARIALAFGMRVVAWSPNLTAERAAEAGVELAGSKEELLAGADFVSVHLKLGERSRGLLGARELGLMKPTAYLVNTSRAAIVDQDALLDALREGTIAGAGIDVFDLEPLPADHPMRTAPRLLATPHLGYVTGDNYRTYYGHAVEDIQAFLAGSPVRRLS
- a CDS encoding LLM class flavin-dependent oxidoreductase, encoding MTTTPRRTMKLGAFLPAPGHHVAAWRHPRSRPQGSLEFDYYRSLVQTAERGLFDMVFLSDGAGVRTHYKDADELSRQGRMVHFEPLTLLSALAVHTTNIGLTATASTTYNEPFHIARKFASLDHLSNGRSGWNVVTSATDAEARNFNLEQQPDHSARYHRAREFMEVVTGLWDSWEDDAFLYDKESGRYFDPAKLHILGHKGEHFSVRGPLNVSRPPQGHPVIVQAGSSADGQDFAAQWAEVVFTVQQTLDQARTYRLGLRKQVADHGRDPDSLKVMPGAFLILGRTQSEAEDRFDELQSLVDPVLGMSLLTAQLGDVDLSGYDLDGPLPELPETGGSISKQQLIYQQARSQGLTIRQVYQTVSAGRGHHRLVGTAESIADVLEEWFVNDGADGFNIMPDCLPDGLDQIVTLLVPELQKRGLMRTAYEGTTLRENLGLARPAHRATGAVK
- a CDS encoding flavin reductase family protein, producing MTTRTDVDASQLRSVLRSHAAGIVVLTAPGPVGVTITSFTSISAEPALVSFALAETSSTWQQVRDSEWFGIQILSAEQRDLAQLFASKGADRFGPATRWRLGPHGVPLLDDCLSWLVCSRQDTLRIGDHHVVVAAVEHARQGAPGDSLVHLHGAMQPVPHPALVRS
- a CDS encoding ATP-grasp domain-containing protein; its protein translation is MTTTLILSRQPLSSRPLQEWLDDTPDTVVLFTTEKAVADTPEELAKYFPRHRLVADYHAWSSDLAAEQAAREFSVDRIASTSEQDVLRAARLRARLGLPGQSPASAIAYRDKVLMKQLARQAGLPVPAFTAVDSAMDLMEFIDTVGYPVVVKPRSGYGAEGVHVLRDQQGVDAFLAREQESTLPYLPGHWMAEFFVEGDFCHVDGIMSEGRIVHGWPSQYNSGVAEHLEHDSSLSSVLIAAEDPRHAVLMKLTADLIAALPVADGPMAFHLEAWIRADGKPVLCEIASRAGGAGIAQVYERAFGVQLAREGLRAQCGSELTLRHQPEQPEGGYYGWLVIPPGHGTFTPPAGPCPVPGVELSLQLEAGTVCQGVAHAAEGAATALVRGADPAEVAERIDQAVRWWRQSARWA
- a CDS encoding pyridoxamine 5'-phosphate oxidase family protein — its product is MGQQYQELTPRLVEFIAQAPMFFVATAPLNRDGHVNVSPKGGMDTITVLDGTTVAYLDLIGSGAETIAHLRENERITLMLCSFSRQPKILRLYGRGECVFPDDPRWDDLIGRFGSHPIPRSIIVAHIHRITDSCGFTVPEMDLVRERDLQDKWGERKTRQQLEEYMLTKNSSSIDGLPARPARDHLVGAVGTAGTAGTTGSVGSVGEEEHR